The genomic stretch ccttcttccatatttttcttatcttccaTATTTTCTATGCCTACTTCTTTTACCCTCTCTTGTATGTGTCCCTCGCTACCTCTATTCCGCTTCAGCATAAACCCTAAATacctaaatatttttacttcctacaatctattattatagtttcattTTACCGCCTTCCATCtaaatttcattatcttcaatttattacatttagtGTCAGCTTCTTTCTATGTAGGTACATCTCTACTCCTTTTAACATCTTCCTCATTTCTTGCTGTCCTTCTACTAATAGTATTACATTGTTTGCATCATtcagcatacatatatattataacatccTCCATGCCGGTATAAGCTCAAGTAGATATTTCTTctacttaaaatattttttttccgcaAGACAAATTTCCGCCATTTGTAggacttttaaaatattttgactTTTCCGTAGTAGACATTTCTATATCTTTAGTGAAACAATATAATTGCTCCATATAGAGTCTTTTCTGGTGCTCTTAAGCAGAGCAATCAATGCATCTAATTTTGCCGCATTTAGTTTCCATTTAGTCCTCAACATTCTAAATGCTTTtgcttcgtatatatatatcgctttGCATATTCTATCGAACTTGATACTAgcctaaaaatattatcaactgGTGGTCTTTCAAATTTTgaactttcttttatttcttttcaaactgTTCCATCAGCAGCTAATTTATTGgttatatctaataaattgTCATGTTTTTTCatgttatctttaattttataaatttttggtTCATTGAAATCTGGATACTCTACGTCTatggtatttattttttctaacatcgtcatattttttaaatgccTCAACATTTctgaattaaatattcattacaaaataatatactaaGTGAGCCCATAATTATGAAAGTAGTCtaaatcaaaatttaaaaattatgagTTTATCAGTTATTTCACACcacattattttaaattaaattaattcaatataatttatacgatattgtaaaaataaaccATTAGATAGTGGTTGTAATTTCAACATTATATGAAATTCATTTAGTGTTAATTATGAAAGTCATCTAAAtcaaaaatttaaagaaattatataaattatataagataaagGCTGTACGAAAACATATTTTAAGTTTCCCAGCATATGTATGAGAGCCACTACACTAGAGCTCATCACATTCCTGgtcgaaaatatttgaattctGATTCAGATATTCGTAAAATGTATAGCCTATATGTAGGGAAATTTGAGGAAAAAAACCAATCATTTGTTAAGGAGTGGATTTACAGGAAAGTATTTAAtactgaatttaatttaaatttctatGCTCCTCGAAAAGACATGTGCCAAAAATGTGATTTATTGAAAGGAAAACTCGAAGCAAGCAGTAATGAGGAAGAGAACTTACATCTTAGACAAAGTCATGATTTACATTTGCAAAATGTCAAACGAGCTAGAAACTGTCTTATAGAAGAccaaaaaaaatcaaaagaaaatccCAGGGAATATTATGGAATCTCATTTGATTTGCAAAAAGCACTCCCGTATCCAAAACTTTCTGTTTCGTTAGCttattataaacgaaatatgtacgtatacaacTTGGGTTTCTATAATTTCTATGATGACAATGTCAAGATGTATGTATGGGATGAAACTACAGCTTTCAGGAAGTAGCATCACGTATTTTAATGCATATGGAGGATATAACTACTCAAAAACACGTAATAGCTTATAGTAATGCTTGTTCAGGCCAAaatcgtaatattaaaatagtatTGACATGGATGAAAATTGCTCggtcattaaataataatggtgaAACGATAGACAAGAAATTTTTGGTATTTGGTCATTCCTTTCTACCGAATTACCGTGATTTTGGGttgatagaaatgaaaataaaaaaagcaaattaCTTATACAACTCTAAgcattattatgaattaatagaaaagtatagaagaagaaatacatTTTCGGTAAAACGAATGTCGCAACCGgattttatttcaacaaaACCACTAGAAGAGTCAACGccaagaaaagtaaaaaataccGCGGGCGAATCTGTTTCTTGACTGCAAATTCAATGAATGAGATTCTTAAAAAATGAACCTTATAAGATATTCTATAAAACTTCTTTAGATGGTTGTAAATTCCACGTTTTGGATCTTTCACCTAAAAGAGGAAGACCAAAAATATacggaaatattaaattacttcCATTATACACCACCACTAGTCCAGTAAtggaagaaaaacataaagatATTATGTGTTTACTATCAAACATTCCTTCAACTTTTAAGAATCTTAAAAACTCAGAAcattttaagaattttaactcataatgataaaagcctcaaatgataaaaatggattattttttaaaaataattaataaatgttcatgaattatttcattaaaattattgtttaaaaatcgTAGTTTTGTATTActttaaatcatttatatgaCATTCagttaatttgaaaaatggcCTAAGTCAATTCAAActttaaaaacattttcatatgaaattcacacaaaatttcatattcataATAAGTTTCCATTAATAAAGactaataaaattctaaattaaaatgttgcataatttgaataaatatctcgaaacaagaaatatatgaCTTAGACCACTTTCATAATTATGGGCACAATTGTGCTATTAAGGTTAACCATTCGTTATGTGATACTGATGTACTCAGTTCTTATTTTAAGACTTTGCTACTGATATCacttcttttaaatatatcaaaagttTCATTTCTACTAGTGCAATGTAACGAATATAggatatattaatgaataacTCTTCTACAAAAATATTGCTTATCTatcaaacataaatatattatatgaactatcttaaaaaatcattctaaacattttttttattggctTTAATTGTCTTAAAACGAATCTAtagttttttaataaatgctTTCACAGATTCGGTCAGTTCGctaataattgaattttcaaGTCCGTTGTGAAATGCGACGTTGATATTAGCAGGACAcaatcttttatatctttataattaaacgGTCATTTGCGGTCATAGAACTGTGAGGTAATCCTGTTTTTATCAAGGCTATTCCTCGCGAACATGCTGCCCAAATCATTTCCTTCGCGTAATAGACTATGTATGATCAACCAAGTTCACCAACGAAATATTCGATTATACAGTTCATTAGTATACCCACAGATCTATCAAGcagatttataatttttttctctattaattCTCATTGAATGAATAGAAGTAATGTAACAATTAGTCCAATCTTATTCATACACACCGGCTATAATCATTTAAGCTATATTCTATAGTTAGGTAATCGAATACAGAACAAATTTCAAGAATCTGCACTTTCATAACTCACAGTTTTTCTTCCTAAAGCAGATGGCGAAATTAGCTCAGCCAacatagttctttttttttgatattgcgATTACAACGCCAAAGCGCGCGTAACCGGAGcattatagtaatttttataaaataaaataaattgtaaatttacctttgatattaacaataattggTCTATTGGTTGAATTCAACATTTTAAGGCTATTTAAGGCATTTTACATCATAAATTTATGCCttatatttttacgaaattttGTGTATTTTGCTCTTAAATATCTAGGGATTtccaataattaaatatttttgaattagAGATTCTTTTAATTGTgttataaataagtaatttattcaaaaaatattctaccACATAGAATAATGCAACAAATATGGTTGTAATTGcaattatagtcattattgaAATCATGATAAGgttcatttgaaaattaaagaattattttatatttacttatattttataataaacgaatattgtaaaaataatttattttaaatttatttaaaaatgatccaGTAGCAattcaaattaaatagaagagaaggagagaaaagaagagaatgaaattGCATTCTTAAATGCACATTTATGTTAAAGAATTAGTTGGAAAATGGCGGGTTGCATGTTTTCTTCCCCTAAAACTCCATAGTTAAAATATCTTGACAATTTTCGCACTAAAACTGACTAGTTCTGTAAATACGGAGAAGAGTGTTAACGGAAATGTTTTAGCGTATAAAATAAGAGTGAAAAAGTTTAAAGATTTCCGAAATATATGAATCATTTAATCTATTAGAGTacacgaaaaaaatatatatatttataaatatatttaaactgAGCAATGTCACAGCCATCAGTAACGGCTTATTTTAATACGCGTAAGCGACAAGCTAACGAAGATTTACGCAATAAATCTAAAGTTTTATTATTGGATCaagaatatatgaaaataaatgaagagagTGAACTTGAAACAAGAATCCAAACTTTTCAACCGTCCAAACTTCTACctgaagaacaagaagaaactATAGTAACGAGCTCAAAAATGATATTGATGCAAGGAAAAAGCAATGTTAATAATTCTACTTTTAAAGTAAATTCTACTATGTGCCATACTCAAGTTGATTCTAAGTTTTCTGCACAGAAGACAAGTAAAGT from Vespa crabro chromosome 6, iyVesCrab1.2, whole genome shotgun sequence encodes the following:
- the LOC124425043 gene encoding uncharacterized protein LOC124425043, coding for MYESHYTRAHHIPGRKYLNSDSDIRKMYSLYVGKFEEKNQSFVKEWIYRKVFNTEFNLNFYAPRKDMCQKCDLLKGKLEASSNEEENLHLRQSHDLHLQNVKRARNCLIEDQKKSKENPREYYGISFDLQKALPYPKLSVSLAYYKRNIFQEVASRILMHMEDITTQKHVIAYSNACSGQNRNIKIVLTWMKIARSLNNNGETIDKKFLVFGHSFLPNYRDFGLIEMKIKKANYLYNSKHYYELIEKYRRRNTFSVKRMSQPDFISTKPLEESTPRKVKNTAGESVS